In Mycolicibacterium aubagnense, the DNA window CGAAGTCGTTGCGCTACCGGCCGATCGGGTCTTCAAGCTGCCCGACACCGTGTCCTTCGAGGCCGGCGCCGGGCTGCTGTTCAACGACCTGACGGTGCATTGCGCGCTGCGCACCCGCGGTCGGCTGGCACCGGGCGAGACGGTGCTGGTGCACGGTGCCGCCGGCGGCATCGGCACGTCGACGCTGCGGTTGGCCCCGGCGTTCGGGGCGGCCCGCACCATCGCGGTGGTGAGCTCGGAGGACAAGGCCGAAATCGCCCGTGCTGCAGGCGCTTCCGATGTGGTGCTGGCCGATGGATTCAAGGATGCGGTGAGTGAGCTGACGGGTGGCCGGGGCGTCGATGTGGTTCTCGATCCGGTGGGTGGCGATCGGTTCACGGACTCCCTCCGGTCGCTGGCACCGGGTGGTCGACTCTTGGTGGTGGGATTCACCGGTGGCGATATCCCGACGGTGAAGGTGAACCGGCTGCTGCTCAACAACGTCGACGCGGTGGGTGTCGGCTGGGGTGCGTGGGCCATGACCCACCCGGGCTACCTCGCCGAGCAATGGGAGGAACTGGAGCCGCTGCTGGCGTCCGGTGCCATCATCCCGCCGGCACCCGAGGCGTATCCGCTGGAGCGCGCCGCGGATGCCATCGCGTCGCTGGAAAACCGTTCGGCCAAGGGC includes these proteins:
- a CDS encoding NADPH:quinone oxidoreductase family protein, yielding MRAIQIARLDGPSAAELNEIPEPDGSGAVVIEVHAAGVAFPDALQSRGLYQHKPELPYTPGAELAGVVRSAPAGAHVVAGDRVAALTMLSGAMAEVVALPADRVFKLPDTVSFEAGAGLLFNDLTVHCALRTRGRLAPGETVLVHGAAGGIGTSTLRLAPAFGAARTIAVVSSEDKAEIARAAGASDVVLADGFKDAVSELTGGRGVDVVLDPVGGDRFTDSLRSLAPGGRLLVVGFTGGDIPTVKVNRLLLNNVDAVGVGWGAWAMTHPGYLAEQWEELEPLLASGAIIPPAPEAYPLERAADAIASLENRSAKGKVVVTVR